Part of the Macrobrachium rosenbergii isolate ZJJX-2024 chromosome 2, ASM4041242v1, whole genome shotgun sequence genome is shown below.
GCAGTGATCGGAGTTAGAATAACGGTGCTAATATATCGGTTATGTCACAGAGCCAAACGTATTAATACAAAAATGGAGTGGGAGAGAAGCTCACCCTTGAATAACCTTTTCCAGTCTTCCCCTTATTATTTATGACATATTGACGTTGTAAAACTAATTTCCCTTAAATAAATTGGAGATTCCGGTCCTAATTCTATTTTTAAATTATCACACTTTCTCTGGAAAGATAGAACTAGGAAGTTTTTCAGTTTATGAAATCACGCAACGATTTTTTCCTTGCGTAATTCAGGATATTTTGATACTAATGATGGGATATGACTCCGAGACTTTCTTACGTGTAGATTACCGAATTAACAAttcgggcatatatatatatatatatatatatatatatatatatatatatatatatatatatatatatatatatatatatatatatatatatatatatatatatatatatatatatatatatatatatatatatatactgaattgtTATGTGTCAGTCCCTTGAATATTTCCTAAGTCATATCCCGTCGAATTTAGGTATCAAAATATCCCTGTGAATTACGCAAGGAAAGAAATCGTTGCGTGATTTCATAAACACGAAAAACTTCCTAGTTCTATCTTTCCGGAAAGTGTGATAGATTTAAAAATAGAATTAGGACCGGAATCtcctaaatttattatatatatatatatatatatatatatatatatatatatatatatatatatatatatgtgtgtgtgtactgtatatataaaatttattatatatatatatatatatatattatatatatatatatatatatatatatatatatatatatatatatatatatatatatatttatatatatataaatataatatatatatttatatatatataaaatttattatatatatatatattatacatattatatatatataatatatattatatatatatatatatatatatatatatatatatatatatatatatatatatatatatatataaaaatgtgtgtgtgtgtgtgtgtgtgtgttttatgttccCATGACTTAAAATCATTGGCGATGTAAATTTAGAGAGAGCAGAAATGTTAGAGAAATTTTGAAGGATAAAGAAGAAGGTGGTAAATGGATTGTGGAATCTGTTGACTATATGATGTTGACAGGGAACAGGTAAGAGTAGTAAGATTATGATAGAAAATGGAGCACAGAAGTGGAGAATTTGCTGGGGAAGCAACGCGCTGCTGATGGACCGTCTGTGTTTGATAATTAGTTAATGTTATGGATATTTTCAGTGCAAGTATTCGCCCAAAATAAAATCTCCGGCTGAAAACGTGATCAGCATCCTCCACACTTCACTGCCATGATTTCTAACGTGATATTTTTTCGGGGTTcatacgcgcatatatatatatatatatatatatatatatatatatatatatatatatatatatatatatatatatatatatatatatatatatatatatatatattttttatattacttattttttctctaagttacttTCAGGATGCACATGCCATTTACATATAGTGATAATTATCTAACAAAATCTATTCATAAATTCCAGTTTTTGCTTATGCATACAATCTTCACTCCTGCTCCCAACTATTTTGTGATTCGCTCCACACTTCCAACTACCGCCTGCTGCAAACGCgaactgaatatttatatatatatatatatatatatatatatatatatatatatatatatatatatatatatatatatatatatatatataaacatatacatatatatatatatctgtatatattatatatatatatatatatgtgtgtataatgtacatatgtgtgtatttgtgcgtatgtatttgtatgtatttaggtaagcatgtatgtatgtatgtatgtaaagctGGTCAGTTAAAAACAACATCGTACATCCTGTCAAGGAAATTTTCATCcgataaaaaatcacaaaatatcagTAGAAGCATTGTCTGCGCTTGCCCATAAACGAATCTTGGAAAGATAAGGGTATTTTGctaatataacaaaaaacttcCTTTGTGCTaatgtttgataaaaaattttttttataagattttttatccATTGATCGTCTTACAagatacactatataaatatatatatatatatatatatatatatatatatatatatacagtatatatatgtatacagtaaatgtatgtatacagtatatacatatatatgtatgtatgtatgtatgtatgtatgaaattaaaatcattagTTACCTATACCttaatttaataagaaattttactTAAAGCACACAATAAGTTACATTATAAATGTTTAGagtaaaatttcacaatatttcacAACTGCAAAAATGTTAACACATTTACAaggttttaaaaaagaaagtggaGCTGACCTACAATAAAactaagaacaaaaaataaacacgtaaaaatgCTCGGAAGTTTCGtcggcacaattgagttttctgtacagcttataatcaaggtcacgaaaaatagatctatccttcggcggtctcggtataatgccgtgtgagccgcggcccatgaaactttaaccaccgcccggtggtgacctggctatatcgttgccagaagcacaattatgactaactttataaccttaaataaaataaaaactgctgtggccagagggctgtaatttggtatgtttgatgattggagggtggataatctaCATACCACCCcagcagccctcagcctcagaagttttaagatctgaggagcgacagaaaaagtgcggacagaaaagatcggacgggacagacaaagccggcacaatacttttctttttcagaaaactaaaattaaaattaaacaataagaAACGCTAAAATAACAACTAAATCCTGATAAAATGAAGTTGCACAGCTGAGGACTGACTATTTAAAGACGGGAAATGTTGTTTAATTTTCAATGTTTCTAATATAAACAAGGCTTTAGAGTTGTTAACTTTTCCAATTATAGAGAAACCATTGCATTCAATGGAAATTCTAcctttaaaagaatataatttctataCCTGGGTTAGacaagccacacacacacacacacacacacacacacacagcccctACCCCAGGTTTGTCTTTCTAGAGGGATATATGACACCCTAATCAGGAAAGTTCTTCTCAGGAGCTATACTTAAGCAGGATGGAAAAATCCTGGCCTGTGAAATCTGGTAATTTTTCAGGACTATAAAGTTTGAGTTAAAgtggtgattttttattttttattcttattttttaataaaattatctgtgatccactttatattaaaatgtattccCTTTGTGAATCTGTGGTAGCCCTGACAAAGATCAGGGTTTAAAGGTTGAAACCGCTGTTGGATTTGAAATGATTATAATATGGCAGCATAGTTTTGTTTGTCCTTCAGGAATTCAAGCTCGAAGATTGGGAGAAGCTACATGCGCATTAGCACTCGAAGAAAATGTAAGACTGCCAGTTATAGCATTacgtacttgtatatatatatatatatatatatatatatatatatatatatatatatatatatatatatatatatatatatatatatgaggtcaaAGGTCACTTTGCTGCTGATGAAgcacttttcaattataattcccctcgaGTGCAAGTTTtacccaaggtatagtgaactggatattaaaaacgacatttgtgtcttaatatttgtgaatataaaaatgtcatagtgtatttaacaaaaattaatatacatatcaatatatatatacacatacatatttgtaagtatgtatatgtatgtatgtatacatatatatatatatatatatatatatatatatatatatatatatatatatatatatatatatatataactggccATTAAATATATAACTGAGAGCATTGCTCTTCATCTCTCAAGCAGGAGCTTAATTCGTGTCTCTCGAGTTGCAAGCACAGAGCTTTACCTGCTGTTTTGCCTCAATATATTAAATGGCATTTTATACTCGCTAAAATACTGAATGTTGAAACTTTGTGGCCGAGTTCTAGGAAGGGCCTCCACCATGTGGCTTTCGAAATGTGCTTACAACTAGCTTTCCCCTATCTCAGTTTCCTTTTTCCTATAGCTGTAAggtttgaagaaaaagaataacatcttttttagttattattactcATGATTAACAGGACAGTATAACAGTGTACACAGAtactaaaagatgaaaaaacactTTGGGAGTAGTATTCTCTCTTAGCCCACAGCCCCTCTCCACAGTGTCACAGGAGTCCACCCAGTCTTTTGTTTTATCATATGGACAGACTGAGAGGCTATTAAGCAAATGAATTTTTAACCCCTACTGAACTCACAAGGAGGAGGTAACTGCTCAATAATGCATCAAGAATGGTGCACAGAGATAAGAACTACATACTATATGAATTTGGCTTTTATTTGactgaatataattttaaatcataGACATTTCTTGAGTCAGGGGACGCTTCAATGAAATCTATAAAATTTCCCCAACCTGAATGCTCCAACCTCAATACATACATAGTTAAACCTGTTAAGGACTGGCACCGGCACAATCGTAATCAACTACACAATTCCCTGATTTAGGGTCTCGAACTTCGCATTTTCTAGGGCATGCCTTTGGAGGAGCTGTGACTATCTCTGCTTCTGTGCCAACCTTGATTTCTGGTTTGGTCACGGGTACGGTACGGTGAATCCAACCATCAGGTCCTATACTGCAATCTTCATATTTGCTGCAACGCCCTTCAGAGCTTCTATACTCGCAAGGGTCATCACAGGGTGGCTGAGCAATTCTAGTATATTCGTCATTAGGGCCTTCACCGCAGCTGCCGCCTGTATTTTGTCTCGATTGGGCGCCTAGTGCTAAAAGAATTGCTGTTTCAGGATCGACGTTCAGATCGACTAGAAAACGCAGCGTTCCTTCGACGTCTCTGTCCAGCACGCATATAAGATCCAGGCGGCAATTTTGCTGTTCATCCGTGAACAGACATTTTCCTCGGCACACCCCTTTGGTCTCTGGTCCTGTGTTGCCTTCCTCTTCCACTCCCTCTTTGTGCAGAACAGATAACGATGCCTCCGCTGGCGATGTCTTCACGAACAGGCTTCTCATAAGACATGCTATGTCAACTTTGCACTCCCCACTTTCTAGACGAATTTCGCACTTCTTTTTACACTTTAGAATAGGTGCTACGACGATAGACGACGCtgcatttattgttttatcctcGTCCGTCATCGCAAGTGCACCTGAGCATAGCGcggaaaaaaatagaatgatCCTTATCACTGAAATCATTTCAGACAAGATGTGATATCCAGTGTTCGATGAACTGTTGTAACTTGGAGACTGCTTAGTTGAGGTAACTGATAGCCTCATTTATAGAACACCTGTAGACTCATTGGAATTACCCACCTACGGCGGCAGTTGCCCAACACCGTTAAGCACGTCAAAGGATGTGTCCTCAGGACTTTGCTTTAGCTAGAAATTAAGAGTGATATAACTCACAGAAAGAGTTGGCGTTACCCTTTAATCTAACTTCTAGCAAGACTGGTACCATTCCAGGACATTCTATGTGCTAAAAGGAAGGTTCAGATGATATTTGGGGGTTTTAATATTTAACCATGATATAGTATTATCAAAAGGAAGTAACAAAAAGTCCGAAATATTTGCAAAGAAATTTGCtattacaaataatgaaaaacatattaaaaaagcCTTAACAGAAGtttttacattatgtacaaagcGAGCGCCTCTTCGTACCGAGGTTATTATTAAGTTTGATGCATAGTTTAACAGAAGTCTTGTTAAACTTCCTAAATACATCTATATAAAATAGCCGATCATTGTTAGAAAAGTCAAGAGACCATTTCCCTACCCACTTCTCTCCACTGTAAACCTGATTAACAAAGACACACAAAAAGAAAGTTCATGACAGAATTTCGTCACGTCTTTCTTTCTCGTTTTCCGTCACGGGAATGTTCATTAATTACCTCAGTTCCTGTCTCGGAAAGATACGGTTATGTACTTTTGCACAAGTTCAAAGAAAAGTCGACCTACAATGAGATTGGGAAATGTGGCTGGCTTTCATCTCCTGAAAAAGGTTCTAATCTTTTACTCTACATTATGTTTGCAAAGGACAGATATAACTATATACTTTacatctgtaagaaaaaatttgaaatagggCTTATTGAATACTTTCCGCGAAAAAAGACTCGAAAAAATGATTACTTTTCTGAACAGGTGCTTACAACATTAAAGTAATTCTAAATTAAAACAACATTCACCACTTCTATAATTCTTGTGACAACTATGGcttgcacacaatatatatatatatatatatatatataatatatatatatatatatatatatatatatatatatatatatatatatatatatattatatatatatatatatatatatatatatatatacacacacacgcataaacacatatatatacatgcatacatatgttgtCAATTACATACCTGTGACTTTTAAGTTCACGAATAAGTATTAACCTCACGACAGTTTCCTTATAGAAAGAGGAAGGATAATGTTGGCACAGACcttgcaacctcatccaaaaagaATTGCTGATAATGAGAAGTTTTccctcaaataaaaaagaaatctttcataTACGTTCGTTCCTGTATGCAGTATATACCTAACATCTGGGCACGATGTCATTTGCATTTCAAATAATCCCCTTAGGAAATAACTGAAGATATTACTGATaactaaagtaaatgaaaattacaacaaTGATGCAATGAATGTTATGGAAATTACTCTTTATCAAACTTACAAGGCCATTAAACATATTATTACACGACAGGTTATTAGGAAACAGACCGgaaacggacagagagagagagagagagagagagagagagagagagagagagagagagagagagagagagagagagaggcggctggTGGCGGCCTGGTATGTAATGATAGTCAGTTCAAAAGAGTTCGTACGAGGTATTTGTAGGTTGTACCTTTCATTCAGttatacgattattattattattattattattattattattattattattattattattattattattacttacaagGACCATGCATTCTGATATAGGAAGACGGGATGCCCTAAATTTGCTCAGCAACTTTCGCATCTGCTTACAGGAACCTGAGTTAGAAGATTCTTACTTTACAATTTGTTCATCCAGACATAATTTAGTGCAATCCACTGCAGAATCACTGAATTAAATATGTACAGTTTTTGGAAGTTAAGTCACTACATTTCCGGTGAATGATGTCTCATAGCTGGGAATCCCGTTAAAACTGGACCCTACGGTATATATAGATAGTCAACTTTTGAATCAAGTCCTCAGTGCTATAGAGATAtccaaagacatacttgttaaaGACACCCACATAGCATACTAGTATTAACTGTACGGCCAAAATGACACGAGTTTGGAAGGTCAGTCTGTACATGTTTTTGCTCTTTGCAACGACTTTTGCAATCGAGAAGAAGGTTCTCGATTCCACTGATGAAACCACACAAATTCCAAAATCTGCTGTCATCACTTCTACTCCAAAGAAATGCGAAAGGGAATGCGAGATCCGCTTAAAAGACGGGGAATGCAGAATAAGCATAACCTGTCTGATGGAGAAGTTGTACCGACGTAGTGAACATGAAAGGCCTAGCCTTGAGAAAGGAGGGAAGTGCAAAGGAAAATGCCTTTTTACGGACACTGAAGACAACTGTCGATTAGATCTCATCTGTGTGTTGGACAAGGACATTGAAGGGACGTTGCGTTTCCTGATGGACTTCGACATCGACGCCGAGTCGACCATCCTTCTGGCTCTGGCCGCCAGCACGAACGGCAAAGAAGGACTCTGCAACGAGAATGTTGACACGCCTCCTGAGGGTCACTGCTTGAGACCTGAGGGCAAGCCGACGGGATCTGAAGAGGATCCACAAGGTGAAGGGGCGGACAAAGGTTTCTTTCCTAAACCTGACATCAGTTCTCCGCCTACGAAGATTTGCCCTGGCAAATGTCAAGTGAGAGATCGTAGTGGAAGGTGTGTTGTTGATTACGACTGCGTTAACAATGCGCAGTAAATGACAGTGATAATATTGTtaccttttctctgtttttagttCCGGGTTTGTTTATTGTCTGAGCTGTGAATGATCTATTTATTAATAACTATTTCCAtccatacttatatatttattttgaatatgtggTCTTTGCAAATGTATGATTACATACATTTAAGGTATTTTGTACAGAAAACAAGTTGTAACTGCAATAACATTTTACACCATGGATGTtgataaaagtttatttataaatCGTAACATTCAGTAGatgttgtaaatatacatataataaaacaattactaaGTTACAAAGGTATTTTCCTTTCAAGTTAGAATGTTTCCTGTTTCAATTTCTAATCAAACCAAACTTACAAATTGGCTGAATTGTCAATGAATTAGACTGTAGAGCGTGACACCGGAATTTTGTTGACAATATTCTAAGAGTAATAGTGTTGAATGATCATATCGTTATTAttctataaaacatatatacacaaatacagatTCATGTATAATGCACGCTTGTATTTGGAATGCTATATTTGAAATTCCTGGACGGAATCACATCGGTAAGAATGTAATAGTCATTGTGCTTTTGACGGTCCTATAAGGAttttatgtatatgatttttaatcTTCTTTCAAGTCTTTCTTGTGACACCCAAAAAGTTTTTGTATCGGTTGGAGGCTGAGGATTTGACGGGAAGACTTAGATTgcttccacactacagtaaaacatgtcataaacacaagtcggtaacttatcacaaacacatcacaaacaggttgaatagaAATCAAGGACTTGTTGGTAACCCTACTCAATGCTTCATACGGTTATCTAGGATTTGCCAAAGATCCGTTCTCTATCCAGGATTGTTGACTTGTTTACGACTTGTTTATGATATGGATACGACGTGTTTAAGACATGTCATACTGTAGTATGGACGGAACCTCACAGATACGCGATTGGACAAGTCTCAGCTGAATATCTCCCATATGGACGCTGCTCATAAAAGTGCAAATAATCATTCTGACTTAATAAATCCTTAACTAACACAGATAAGGTATATGTGTTGGGGAGCGGGGTTAAGAGGGGTGGCTAGGGAAACCTCACGACGACACCGTCAGCCTGAGAAATGTCCACTTTGAAAGCATCCAACTGAGAACcgtgcaaaataaataataaattaaaaataaataaataaataaataaataaataaaaaagattaattaaaataaattaaaataaatcaattaaaaaattaaataaaataaattaatgaattgaaataaataaaaaaaaaattaattaattttgtataattttttttatgtaaaatgaataggtTATAAAAGTTTCTAATTGTAAATAACTTTCGTTTTGGTTATGTATGACTTACTACGTAAATCTACTCTTATGTATCTCAAGATTGTAagcctttaaataaataaaaaaatgaataaaatgcgcCTATATGAACAACCCCTATACGACAATACACACCAGACAGATCCAGTATAGATATTCAAAGTTCTTATAAGACGAAGTAACTTGAGTATCATAAGCACTGATAAAATAAGACGCCTGTACTTACAGATTTTTGAAGACCCATAAGAAACACGAACGATGTTCTGTTCTCTAGAAAAACTCATCAAACGGTTTTTCGTTTATGTTTTCTGCATTGTATGCATTCATTTAACCATTAGATTATATAATGAGCATGAAAGTTTCTTTTATGTGCATGTGTAGTCTTTTGGTTACATTTTAATCTCAAGAACTTGATGAAAACAAAACGGTTTtcttttgtgtgcatgtatgcccTCCATAGTAAAAAAACGAAATGGTGAAAAACAAGag
Proteins encoded:
- the LOC136849738 gene encoding uncharacterized protein; this translates as MTRVWKVSLYMFLLFATTFAIEKKVLDSTDETTQIPKSAVITSTPKKCERECEIRLKDGECRISITCLMEKLYRRSEHERPSLEKGGKCKGKCLFTDTEDNCRLDLICVLDKDIEGTLRFLMDFDIDAESTILLALAASTNGKEGLCNENVDTPPEGHCLRPEGKPTGSEEDPQGEGADKGFFPKPDISSPPTKICPGKCQVRDRSGRCVVDYDCVNNAQ